AGCGTCATGGATCGTCATCACAAGATCCCAGTCGCTGCACGGCTTTGTGAGAAAGCGAAAAACCTGCCCGCGGTTGATCGCGTCGACAGCGGTTTTCAGGTCCGGCTGTCCTGTCAGGATGATTCGCACCGTACGAGGACAATGTTCCGCGATCCATGCGAGTAGTTCCGTGCCGCGTGTTCCCGGCATATGCTGGTCACAGATGACGACATCGACCGGCCACCGTTTGAGGATTTCGCGGGCTTCTTCGCCGCTTCGAGCGGTCAAAAGTTGAAAGGTTTGATGCCGGAGAACGCGCGTCAATCCCCGCAAGAGATTCACGTCGTCGTCCACAACCAAAACCAGTGCGTCGCGTTCGGTGCTCATATCGTCCGCCCAGGTGATTCTTCAGAGCGACGGAGACGTCAATACTTTATTTGCCATAGCTTAATCGTGAGATGTCCCCGTTCAAAAAAGTCGTTGTGTCTGGCGAGGCGGCGGCCTGCTCGCTGGCGATGATAGGAGTCAGGTGGGAGCCGTGCGCCTTTGCCTTCTCTAGATCTTGCGTCGGAAGCCGAATGACAATCCGCGTGCCTGTGTTTTCTTCGCTTTCCACATTGATGCTTCCTTGGTGTCCTTCCACGATCACTCTGTAAAGATGAACCAGGGAGCGGCGGGATGTAACGGATGCTGGCTGGTGGGCAAAGTACGGTTCGAGGAAATTCTTCCGTTCCTGGGAATCCATTGCAACGCCGTTGTCAGAGACTTCTATTTCCACCCAATCTGTATCCAGGCGACGCGTACGGATCACGATGAGGCCCTTTTCATCCCCTGAGTTTTGCTGCTTTTCGATGGCTTCCACGGCGCCCAGAAGAAGATTGGACACGGCCTGGCTGAAGGCCCCCGCCATCAGTGGGACATGCGGGAGGGTGCTGTCGAATTCTGTAATGACGTCGGCGACCTTAGACACACGGGAGTGCATCACATCCACCGCGGGCTGAATAACAGCATTGAGGTCCTGAACCGTCTTTTCTGTTTCATCCGGATAGGCGAAAGTCCGAAGGGCTTTCACTATTTTCGCAAGGCGCTGGACCCCTGTGAGGGTTTCTTCCAGTGCATCCGGGAATTCCCGAGTGAGCAGTTCATCGTCCAGCATATTTCCCTGAGACCCTGTGGAAAATCCTTCTTTTTGCAGTACCAGTCCTTGCGGGTTTTGGCTGATCTCGCGCCAGGTTTCCCGCAGGAAATGGAGATTATGTTCCAGGTACTGAAGCGGGGAATTCATCTCGTGGGAGAGGATCTCGGCCAGGTGACCGATGGCTGCGAGTCGCTCGGCCTGCACCAAACGGTCTTCCCAGCGCTTCCGATCGGTGAGGTCCACCGTGATTTCGCTGATGTACCACTTGGCGTCGGGTGCCAGGAAAGGGATCGCGGTGGTTTGCACTGGGCGATTGCCTTCGCGAGGCAGGATCCGTTCCTGTGTCACCCGCATTTTGGTTCGCAACGCCCTGGCAGTGGGGCAAGCCCAGCAGGGCTCGGTCGTTCCACAGAAATACTCGTGCGTGGTTTTGCCACGATAGTCGCCATAAACAGCCCGCCGCCAAAGGTCCACATAAACCAAGCGACATTCTTGGTCCACGATGCTCAGTCCCGTGCGTGTGACCTCCAGAACCAGTTCTGTTTGCCGTCGGAAAGCGTGGATTTCCTCTTCCACTTTTTTGCGCGTCAACACGGTGCTCAAACGTTCCGCCAGTTCGTTGACAAACATGCGATAGACGGAGAAGCCTTCGTCATCAAGAAGCTCCTTGGGGCAGCATATTTCCACGGCGCCCACGTAATCATCTCCTAGAAAGATGGCGGCACTCAGTTTGTGCTCTGTTTCTTCGTACGAGTCAGCTTGGTAAACCTGCCCCCGAAAATGATCCGCGAATAGACATTTGGAAGGTCCTGGAATATCCCAGCCAGGAGATGGCTGGTCAGCTCGACCATCTCTTCGATGGAGGCACCACGTTCCGCCAGATCGCTCAGCCCGGCTAGGCATTCGAGCTGACGATTGCGCCGCTTTAACTGCTGTGTTTGGATGGCTAGTCTTTTTTCGTACTCAACTCGCTTTTCCTTTTCCTGCTCCTCCCGAATATGGGCATCGACGATGGGGGCCAGAAATCGGGCGATCATTTCGAGGGTACGCACATCCTCCTGTGTGTAATCGCTAGATTTATTGGCCAAAAAGATTGCCGCCACCAACCGATCCTGGACGATGAGAGGCACACCCAGAAACCGGGTGATGGGCACGTGCCCAGGGGGAGTCGCAACCGGTTGATTGACGCACACGGTGAGTTGCTGCTTGAGGACCTGCGCGAGGACACCGCCCAGTTCGTCCAACTCAAACACAATTTTCTTGTCTGCCATCTGGCAGCGATTCCACACGTGGCGCGTCAGGCTGGGACAAACAAGGCGGCCAGAGCGATCGATGTAGCCGATGATGCCATACTCACTCTTGAGAGCTTTGAGGATTTCATCAAGAACTTCAGAGTATACGTCGTCGCTGGAAAGTCGCAGGAAGCATTCGTTGATCCGAGTCAGTGTCTCAACGAGGGAGGCCGCCGAGGCGTCCGCGCAGGGTTGTGTATCCAAGGATTTGTTGGCCGCACCCATTCGAGCGGAATCCTCTATGACTGCAAAGCCGAGTGGCGGGGCCGGGGTGACAGGTTTCACCGTTTCATTCTGCTCGTTCATGAGCAACCTCCGCGGCCTGCTTCAAAGGGACAGACCCTTCAATGTTAATGACTCGGCATCGACGTTCGCGATTTTTCGTGCCCAGCGGTGCTGTGCGGAACTTCCGACCATCTTCCAGACAGGAAAATGCAAGGGCTGCCACTGCTAGGGAGCGGTTCTGGCCATTACTAGGAAAATTGAGGCCTCCTGGCTTTTGCCTTTTGTTAAAACAATAGGTCACAAATGCGGCGTGTCGGGACGTGTTCGTTCGGCGGGCATCTTCAGTGAGCGACGTTCGGGGAACCTTTCACCGCGGGCTGGGGAGGGGTAGCAGTACAGAAGTAGGTCCTCGTGCGATGGCGAGAATTGCTCAGGTGGCAGGTCCCCGCGCCTCACGGGCTGCGTTTTTGTTACGCCGTTCGAACCGGTGGAAGCTCCGTCGGCATTTTTCGAATATCCCACCGAATCTCCACACGCGGAACAAACGGAATCGAACACTGGTATGGCCCTGAAGACGCCGAAGAAACGCCGTTGGTAGGAAACGAGTGGCCAGGAAAGGCTTTGGAACTACTTGTGCACGTGGGATCGAGAGCTAAGAACCTGCTCTCGCCGTCCCCAGCTGTTCCACCACGTGACCTATACTTTTTATGGCCCGTAGTATCGATTCCCGATTTCCCATTCGTTTCTGAGCGTTAATAAGGGGGGTTCTGGAGATGGCTGCCGTTTCTGCGTCAACCGGCTCCGCGCTGGAGAATGTGGTCCGTCGCGTGCACGATATTTCCAGCATTCCGCAAGTTGCCCTGCGGGTACTTGAAGTGGCGAACGATCCCGATTCAAGTGCCAGTGACCTTAAAGAGGTTATGGAAACAGACGCTGCCCTAAGTGCACGAGTCTTGCGGTACGTTAATTCGTCTGCCTACGCGGTGCGAACCCGCATCACCAATCTACAGCAAGCGATTGCCTATCTTGGAATGAAACAGATCCGCAATATTGCGCTAACGGCCAGCGTGGCGGAAATGTTTCGAAATGACATGGGGGTGGAGCCGTACCGGCGCTCCAGTCTCTGGAAACATCTCGTTTCGGTCGGGATCTGCGCGCGGTTGATCGCCATGCGGTGCAAAATCGCGGCATTCGAGGACGTTTTTCTGGCCGGCCTTTTGCACGATATTGGCATCATCCTTGAAGATCAGTATGTGCACCCCAAGTTTCGTCAAATGATTATGGCGCTGACTCCGGAAAAGTCGCTCTGCGAATGGGAACGGCAGTTCCTGGGCTTTGACCACGCAGAGTTGGGCGAGGCGGTCGCCCGAGCATGGGGATTCCCCGAAAATGTGCGGACTTCCATTGCCTTTCATCACAATGCGGCCCTTTATCGCGGCGAGCAGATTAACATCATTCGCTGCGTCGCCGTGGCCAACCTCATCTGTACTTTGAAAGGCATGCCTTCTGTGGGAATCAACCTCGTCCGCGTACCCACTTGGGCCCTCCAGGGATTGAATCTCACAAAGGCAGATATTGCTGTGCTGGCTGAAGACCTGGATCGGGAAATAGCCCAAAACGCGATGTTGTATGAACTTTGACGGACGGGGAACGAATCGGTTGTGTGAAGCGTGAAGACCGCGGCGGAATAGATCGCGCAAATGTGGCCGAGGGGCAAAGACAGCCGAAAGCGAGGTGACAAATGGATGGCATCGTCCCCGAAAACCTGACTGAGTTTTTAGAAAAGTGGCAGGATCCCGAGGTGGGAAATTTCTCCCAGCCTTTCAGAGCATCTGGTTCGGGGTTCCTCGCACGGTGCAAAGCCCTGTGGGTTCAGTCACTCGGTTGCCCGGGGGATGGACCGACGGCCTCAACCACACTTATCAACACACTCGCCCCGGCTGTTTGGGACAAATTGGTTGACCTGGTGAAACATGTGGACCCCACAGTCGGAGCGCACCGCCTGGCGGTTCCCAACGAGCCCTCCTCATTCCTTCTTGTCTGGCCGCTACGGGGGACATTGCCCCCTCAAGTCTTGGCTGCTGTTCTTGAGAACGACTGGTTGAAAGAAGATGCTGAGGATGGCTGGCGAGATTGGTACGAAGACGACTCGGCCATGCCGGCCGCGGAGATTCTCACGATGTTGCTCTTGGAGTTGGAATGGCAACAGAAGGAGAAACTTCTCCAGGCCGAAAAGCATGTGGAGCAGCTCCTTAACGAACGGATCACGTTGAAGACCTCGCATGCCGAGGCGGTAGCTAGTGTGGTGGCTGAGCGCGAGCAGCGGCTTCGGGAGCAGGAGGAGCACTACCATCAAATTCAAACCATCATGCGCAAGGCGGCCGACGCCATTGTGACGCTTAACGAATCGGGAACGATTCAGTCGATCAATGAGGCGGCGGAAGAAATCTTTGGTTTTCGCGAGAATGAACTTGTTGGCCAACCGGTGGATGTGCTTCTGGGGTGTGACCATCGGGAGGCGTCCTCTTTAGAGGTTCTCTGCCAGGCCCTCAAGAGTGAACGACAGGTGTGCGAAATTCAGGGGCAGCGGAAAGACGGAACGGCCATCGAGCTCGAGCTCTCGGTAAGCGAGGTGTCCCTCGGGCAGGAACGCAGGTACATCGTCATTTTTCGCGATATCACCATTCGCAAGCGATTGGAAGAGCAGCAACGCCGTCTCCATCTGATGAACCAGATGATTCTGAATGCGGCCGGGGATGGCATCGTCGGCGTCGATCATGAAGGACGCATCACGTTTGTCAATCCGGCTGCATCGCGGATGCTGGGTTGGGAATGCGACGAACTCTTGGGGCGGTCGTTTCGGGAGACTGTGCATCAGCCTGTGGCGCAGGCCGGAAACCACGGAATGAGAGATTTCTTCCCGGTCAAGGGCTTGCCACATTCGGCCACGCCTGCACTGACGCAGACCGTATTTCGGCGGCGCGACGGAAGCACGTTTCCTGTGGAATGCAGCAGCCAGCCGATCCGGGAGGATGAGAGGATTACCGGTCAGGTCATTACATTTCGCGATATTTCAGAACGGCAAATGCTGGAAGCCAAGCTGCGCCAGGCTCAGAAGATGGAATCGATCGGCCAGTTGGCGGCCGGAATCGCCCACGAGATCAATACCCCACCCAATACATTGGGGACAATATTTGTTTCGTCCTGGAAGCATGGAAGGAACTGGATCCCATCTTTCAGGGTTGTCTCGAAATTCGCAGGCGGTTGCTCAGTGAAGAGGCGATCCAGGAAGAACACCTGGCGGCTCTCTACGATGCAATCCGCGAGGTTGACCTGGACTACCTGTATGAGGATGTTCCACGCGCTCTCAATGAAGCAATGGAAGGCGTGCGCGGGGTGGCCAAGATTGTCCGTTCGATGAAAGAATTCTCGCACCCAGCGGCGCAGGCGAAGCAGGTGGTGGATTTCAACCGCTGTGTGGAGAGCACGGTGACAGTGTGCCGAAACGAGTGGAAATATGTGGCGGATGTGGAGCTCGATTTAGACCCGCGACTTCCACCTGTGTATTGTTCGCCTGGTGAAATGAATCAGGTGTTACTCAATCTGATTGTGAATGCAGCCCATGCCATTGGGGACAAACTGGGAGGGGTCACAAATGAACGGGGAAAAATTACGATTTCGACGCGCTGCCAGGGGGATTGGCTGGAGATCCGCGTCAGTGATACGGGAACCGGTATTCCAGAGGCCATCCGCGACCGCATCTTCGATCCCTTCTTTACAACCAAACCCGTGGGTAAGGGAACCGGACAGGGCCTGGCGATCACGCATTCGATCGTGGTGGAAAAGCACCATGGCACGATCGATGTTGAAACGACCCCAGGAAAAGGGACGACCTTTATCGTGCGCATTCCTATTCACGATCAGGAAGAGGAAAAGAATGCTTCCGATTTGCCTGGCGGGTCTCCCGAGTCCGTGATCGCATGACAGGTACAAGGCCTTTGGCCAGGTTTGCGCGACATCAACCGTGCCCATTCCCGTTAATAGGAGTGAACAGACTGTGGAGATTTTAAGATCCGTGCTCCTGGAGAACAGAAAAAAGCGGATTCTCTTGCTCGATGACGAACCGGCCGTGGTCCGTTCCCTGGCCAGGATCATCAACCAGTTCCACCGTGATTGGGAACTTGAGGCCGTCACCGATCCGGAAGAAGCCTGGCTGCGCTTGCAGCGTGACCGATTTGATGTCCTGGTGACGGATGTGCGGATGCCCAAAGTCACAGGTTTGACCCTTTTGGAACGGATGCAGATGGACCCGCGCACGGCCTGTATTCCTGTGGTGGTTGTCACGGGATGGGGGGATTACGAAACCAAGCTGCGTGCCCTTGAATTGGGGGCGATGGATCTGCTGGAAAAACCCGTGGAACCGCGGCACCTGGTCACCCGATTGCAGCAGGTCCTGCGATGGAAAGAGGGGCAGGACATCCTCGCCGCACTCAACGTGCGTTTGCGTCGGATTCTGGACCGACACTTGCGAGAGCTTGCTTCTGAGCGAATGGGAACCATCTTGCGGCTGCTGATTGTGATCCAGCAGCGCAATCCTGATTTAGCTTTCCACAGCATGCGGGTTGCTGTGTATTCCAAAGTGCTCGCGCAATTGCTGAAGCTGGAGGACAGTCAGTGTCGCGAGATCTTTTGGGCGGGAATGCTCCACGACGTGGGCAAGATCGCTTTGCCCGATGCTCTCCTTGTGCGGGCAGGCATGTTCAGTCCTGGGGAGATAACCATCTGGCAAAAGCATTGCCAGTATGGCGAGCAGATTTTGCGGGGGCGCACGCCCTGGTCAGGCATGCTGCCAACCGGCGAAGACAGCGATTCCGGGACATCATCGATCGTCAAGACGGCTGCCCAGGTTGCGATTAGTCATCACGAGCGATGGGACGGCACGGGGTTCCCGTACGGGTTGGAAGGCGGAGCGATACCCCTCCCGGGACGGATCGTCGCCATTGCTGATGCCATCGACCATGCAACCCGCCCGGTGGCTTGGGCACATCTCTCTTCTCTCGTGGTATTGCCAGCGTCGGAAGAGGCGCACAAGGCGTTTGATCCGCGGATGGTTGAAGTGTTCCGCTGCCATGAGGAGGTCTTTCGCAAGCTCAGCGATCGGTTTCGAAGAATTCCTGCGGACAATGAAGGGTGGCTGGCGAGTGTGGACACCCAGTTATGCGGGGAATGGCAAGACGCTGCCAGTTCCGATTCGGACGAATCGAGTGCGCGGTGTTTATCGGAGTAAGCAATGAAGCGGATCATTTTCGTGGATGACGACACGAGAGTCCTGGAAGGTCTTCGGCGGTTGATGCGGGGATTCCGCTCCCAGTGGCAGATGGAATTTTTTGACAACCCCCTCAAGGCCCTCGAGCAAATCGAGAAGCAGCCACCAGACGTCGTCGTGAGCGACATTCGGATGCCTGTTATGGACGGTGCCGAGCTTTTGACGCAGGTTCAGGAGCGCGCACCGGCCACCATCCGAATCGCGCTGAGTGGGCAGTGCGATCGGGCGGCCGTCATGCGGGCTATCAGGCCCACCCATCAATTTCTTGCCAAACCATGTGAGCCGGAGACATTGCGGAAAACCCTCACCCGATTGAGCGAACTGAGGGACCGCGTCATCAACGAGGAGGTTCGGGCAGAGATTTCACGGATAGCGGCACTCCCGGTCGTGCCAGAAGCACTGACCCAGTTGCGGCGTGTTCTGACGCAGGATGATGTGAGTATCAGAACCGTGGCCAAGCTAATGGCTTCTGACGTTGGTATGTGCGCCAAGGTGATGCAGCTTGTCAGTTCCAATTTTTTTGGAACGCAGCGCAGCGCGTGTCTGCCGGAGGAAGCAGTGCGAGTACTCGGGATGGATGTCATTCGGCCGCTGGTGCTGTCGCAGGACCTGTTTACGCCCATCCCGCTCGAGGAAGATCTCAGTCATTTGGGGAGATTTTACAATCGTCTTTGCTGCACAGTGGCACGGGCCGCGCAGCGAATCGCTCAGATGGAAAACGCGGGGGAACCCTTTTGCACGTACAGCTATCTGGGCGGACTTTTCGCTAAAGTGGGTGTGGTTATTTATGCAGCGCTGGATATCACCAAATATCACCAGATCTTCAGACTCGCTGTGGAGGGGCACGGATCGCTCAGGCAACTGGAAACTCAGGTCTACGGCGTTGCTCGGACCCAGGCGGGCGCATATCTCTTTGCACTCTGGGGCCTGCCGGAACCCGTGGTGGACGCCGTGATGTATGCGGATCGGCCATCTGCGTCCCCGGTAGGGGGATTTACTCCGACCACAGCGGTTCATGTAGCGGAGGTACTGGTCCAGCGGCTGGTGGGAAGCATCGGTGGGGGTCAACCGTTCCTGAACCAGGATTATCTTCGCACGATCGGTCTGGAGGACCGCCTAAAAAGCTGGGAGAAAGAAGTGGAGCAAGTGGTCGAAGAGACATTCCGGGACGAGGAACGTGAGGGAAATGTGAGCGAGCCGGTCCTTCAAGAGACAGCAACAGAGTGAGAAAGATATGAGTGACAAGATTCTTTTTGTGGACGACGACGTGCATATCCTTCAAGCATTCCAGAGAACGCTTCGCCGCAAGTTCAATCTTGAGACGGCGCTGGGACCCGAGGAAGGACTGCGCTGTGTCAGAGAAAGGGGGCCGTTTGCGGTGGTCGTCTCGGATATGCGGATGCCGAACATGAATGGAGTGGAATTCCTACGGCAAGTCCGCGAGATCAATCCCGACACGGTGAGGATGATTTTAACCGGCAATGCCGATCAACAGACGGCTATTGACGCGGTCAATGAGGGATACATCTTCCGGTTCCTGACCAAACCATGTCCGCCGGAAGTCCTGGCGCGTGCGCTGGAAGCGGGACTGGAACAGTACCGTCTGATCACGGCAGAGCGCGAGCTTCTCTCCAAAACCTTGGCTGGCTGCATCCGCGTGCTCACAGACATCCTGAGCCTGGTGGCCCCCGAAGCCTTTGGGCGAGCGCTCCGCGTGCGCGAAATTGCGGCCCGTTTGTGTCGGGAACTCAATGTTCGCGATTCCTGGCAGATCGAGATTGCAGCGATGCTCGCACCAATCGGATGTATTGCCATGCCGGACGAGATCGTGCGGAAGGTGTTTCGGGGCGAGGCCCTCAAAGATCACGAGCAGTTGACCTATCAGACGCATCCCAGAATCGCCTACGATTTGTTGAGCAAAATTCCCCGGCTTGAACAGGTGGCTCTCATCGTGGCCTATCAAGAAAAGCTTTTTGACGGCCGTGGATTTCCGGCCGATCTGATCGCTGAGGAGGCGATTCCACTGGGATCCCGGATATTGAAACTGGCGATGGATTGGGATGACCTTTTGCAGGCGGGGATTTCTCCGGAGATGGCATTGGCCGAAATCATGGATCGTCGCGGCTGGTATGATCCGGCTGTGGTGGCAGCACTGCGGCGGACGCTCAACCTGAATCGCGTGTGCGTGGTACGAGAAATGAAAGTTTCCGACCTGGTGGACGGCTTGATCCTGGCCGATAACGTGTATTCCGTCAGTGGAACGCTTCTTTGCAGCAAAGGTCAGGAAATCACCCCGGCGATTCGCTTTCGCTTGCGCAATTACGCAGTGAACGTGGGGATCGCCCGGCCTATTCGCGTTTTCGTACCCACCAATACCGACCAGGAAAACCTGGAAAACCAACTCATTCCCGACCAATGAACTACTGAACACCTGTCAGTGGTTTTTTGCCAGAAAACGTGGAGAATGATAAGTAAGTCCCGAAAAACGTTTGGTTGCCTGGGAAGTGCTTATTGTTGATCTCTACACAAGGCAACTTTTTTCGTCTGTTCGTTTTTTCGGTTGGTGCATGTCCATGCGAGATTGGTATAATTAATGGAGAGCGAACTGGATGTGAAGTTCTTATAAGCCAACATCGGCGGGGGCGCCATCATGATCATCCGCTGTCCGGATTGTTCGGGCACGCTGGAAGTGGGGGACGGTCAATTACCCGACGATGTGGTCTGCCCACACTGCGGTCGACACAATCCTTTTGAAACAGCGACTCTCTCGATCCATCCCAAAGATCTCATCGCCCTTGGCCATTTTCAGCTCCTCGAACACATAGGAACTGGAAGATTCGGGGAAGTCTTCAAAGCGCGGGATATCAGGTTGAACCGCATTGTGGCTCTCAAGATCCCCCGCACGGAGATGATGGACGAGGGAACAAGGCGGTGGTTTTTACGAGAGGCCCGGGCTGCTGCCAAACTCCGCCATCCGAACATTGTGGCCATTCATGAGGTGGGTGTCGCGGACGGCCGGATCTACATTGCAAGTGACTATATCGAAGGGTGCACACTTGCCAATTATTTGGCAGCGACCCGGCCGACATTATGCGAGATTGTGAACATTTGTATCCAGGTCGCGGATGCCCTTCATTATGTCCATCAGGAGGGGGTAATCCATCGTGACCTGAAACCAAGCAATATTCTTTTGGATGCCCAGCGACGGGCCTATGTGACCGATTTTGGACTGGCAAAAGAGCTGACCACTGACTCCACCGTGACAGCCGAAGGGCTCGTCTTGGGCACGCCATCGTACATGTCACCGGAACAAGCCAAAGGAGGGGCATGCCACGCCGATGCCCGTAGCGACGTGTTTTCGCTGGGGGTCATCCTGTACGAGATGCTGGCTGGCAAGCTGCCTTTCAGTGCAGACAGTGTTCATGGGTTGCTGGACCAGATCCGATATGTGGATCCGACTCCTCCCCGCCGTTTTAACAGGCAAGTTTCCAGGGACCTGGAAACAATCTGCTTGAAAGCCCTTGCCAAGGACCCCGCGGCTCGCTACCAGAGTGCACTTGAGTTTGCCGAGGATCTTCGGCGGTTCCGTGCGGGATTGCCCATTCGCGCAAGACGGGTGGGCTGGGTGGGGCGGACAGCACGCTGGATTGAGAGGAACCGCCCGCTCGCGATCACCTTATGCGGTTTGGTGTTTTTGGCGTTACTCGTGACAACACTGGTTGCTACCCAAGTGTACCGG
This is a stretch of genomic DNA from Thermogutta terrifontis. It encodes these proteins:
- a CDS encoding bifunctional serine/threonine-protein kinase/formylglycine-generating enzyme family protein; its protein translation is MIIRCPDCSGTLEVGDGQLPDDVVCPHCGRHNPFETATLSIHPKDLIALGHFQLLEHIGTGRFGEVFKARDIRLNRIVALKIPRTEMMDEGTRRWFLREARAAAKLRHPNIVAIHEVGVADGRIYIASDYIEGCTLANYLAATRPTLCEIVNICIQVADALHYVHQEGVIHRDLKPSNILLDAQRRAYVTDFGLAKELTTDSTVTAEGLVLGTPSYMSPEQAKGGACHADARSDVFSLGVILYEMLAGKLPFSADSVHGLLDQIRYVDPTPPRRFNRQVSRDLETICLKALAKDPAARYQSALEFAEDLRRFRAGLPIRARRVGWVGRTARWIERNRPLAITLCGLVFLALLVTTLVATQVYRHWSQFRQVVIDTIPSGANVVFIPIDQESGEPVPENATVPKKSPVLQSLLSGDYLVVAYLPDGRFHEVYRHVPRDQQEVPTIYPHRSWEWNGKKVTLPVVKIPDHFVARDMALIPGGEVTTVPPRVPSVSGNVVPTPHRQFVPSFFLDTEEITCKKYRGNEGELPDSTSCLTEKPDDSDALTCISLDQAIAFAEVVGKRIPTEAEFLLAATHLERERSRAGAKRVNLTFSAASEDKGDFLLVDPQRPVRGLFSNVAEWTITVALLPDLSGSPSRTIRGRVVWGATLSILDRKPEALEIAGISTPRLVLHEGTKKPGLGFRCARSVKPRIAPEDFIRSVER